A single genomic interval of Corylus avellana chromosome ca10, CavTom2PMs-1.0 harbors:
- the LOC132163050 gene encoding UPF0481 protein At3g47200-like has product MSTIEEGESSRFRNQDNLLARHIFSKYNPLSRSEPIAPKHCIFRLPQRFMKINDVPLKPQVVAIGPYCSERYGQLQKMEDVKMQCLYYFLNVTQADLVECLRQIRPHEEEIIGCYSEINNHNTDELLQMMIVDGFFILYVLLYHEKFVHLDDNPLYRLERVILPKIYTDLLLLENQIPFWVLDKLYEICNFNTSISMSLSDLITGAISAMLQIPSSINKPPQKCLHLLHFVRSICISSDHHNEYGERYYVPFSRIPCVTKLRGVGIKVNRHKEDNLLGVKLNGGVIEMPKLTLNNAMCSFLVNCVAFEQCHNCSMHFSIYATFLEGLVNTVQDAEYLSDHRVIENFFGTNAEVVRFIKDLGKDLNIHLAEEEFYLFELFEDVAKYYQKRLHWANWQWTNFKREYFGKPWLLISAFVGILFFILTFLQTYYTIYAYKHPPRSGGIN; this is encoded by the coding sequence ATGAGCACAATTGAGGAAGGAGAATCTAGTCGTTTCCGCAACCAGGACAATCTCCTAGCCAGACACATATTCTCTAAGTATAACCCATTGTCACGTAGCGAACCCATCGCCCCTAAGCATTGCATCTTCAGGCTTCCTCAGAGGTTCATGAAAATCAACGATGTGCCGCTCAAGCCCCAGGTGGTCGCCATCGGACCTTACTGCAGCGAGAGATATGGGCAGCTCCAGAAGATGGAGGATGTCAAGATGCAGTGCCTCTACTACTTTCTCAACGTTACCCAGGCAGACTTGGTGGAGTGCTTGAGACAAATACGTCCACATGAGGAGGAAATAATCGGGTGTTATTCAGAAATCAACAACCACAATACCGATGAGCTGCTTCAAATGATGATTGTTGAtggtttttttatattatacGTGCTTCTCTACCATGAGAAATTTGTACACTTGGACGACAACCCTCTCTACCGGCTGGAGAGGGTAATATTACCGAAAATCTACACGGACTTGCTTCTGCTTGAGAATCAGATCCCTTTTTGGGTTCTGGACAAGTTATATGaaatttgcaattttaataCTTCTATTTCTATGTCCTTGTCCGATCTCATCACAGGAGCTATTTCGGCAATGCTGCAGATTCCATCCTCCATAAACAAGCCTCCGCAAAAATGCTTGCATTTGCTTCACTTTGTTCGGTCAATATGTATCTCAAGCGATCATCATAATGAGTACGGGGAGAGATACTACGTACCATTCAGTCGAATTCCCTGTGTCACAAAGCTCCGCGGTGTGGGGATTAAGGTCAATCGGCATAAGGAGGACAATTTGTTGGGGGTGAAATTAAATGGTGGTGTGATTGAGATGCCCAAATTAACTCTCAACAACGCAATGTGCTCATTTTTAGTGAATTGCGTGGCATTCGAGCAGTGCCACAACTGTTCCATGCACTTCTCAATTTACGCCACTTTCTTGGAAGGCCTTGTCAACACCGTGCAGGATGCCGAGTACCTTTCTGACCATCGCGTCATTGAGAATTTCTTTGGGACCAACGCGGAGGTTGTGCGCTTCATCAAGGACTTGGGCAAGGACTTGAATATACATTTAGCTGAAgaagaattttatttgtttgagctCTTCGAAGATGTAGCCAAGTACTATCAGAAAAGGCTTCATTGGGCCAATTGGCAGTGGACCAACTTCAAGCGCGAGTATTTTGGTAAGCCATGGTTGTTGATTTCTGCATTTGTTGGGATTTTATTCTTTATCCTTACATTTTTGCAGACCTACTATACCATCTATGCTTACAAGCATCCCCCTCGATCCGGCGGAATTAATTAG